A single window of Cytobacillus dafuensis DNA harbors:
- a CDS encoding DUF421 domain-containing protein, with amino-acid sequence MSFVFIIMKLIIGLICLYFILIVTGRKSFSQLTPLHFIFILLLDDFLGHVIYENDVSIFKFLFAIGFWTLLILTLDFITLKYTKIRILLHGNPVIIIRNGIIDRNAVKKSKLDLNQILSLLRQKSVFSVREVEYALLEPNGQISISLKSKYKPPSIEDFNLPERKVNLPLTLIMDGNILQNNLKECGMDEKWLLDELCAKGFDNTKSIFYAEWKEIDGLHISPK; translated from the coding sequence ATGAGTTTTGTTTTTATAATTATGAAATTGATCATTGGACTTATTTGTTTGTATTTTATTCTTATTGTGACTGGAAGAAAATCATTTTCTCAATTAACACCACTTCATTTTATTTTTATACTACTTCTTGATGACTTTTTAGGACATGTTATATATGAAAATGACGTAAGTATTTTTAAATTTTTATTTGCAATCGGTTTTTGGACTTTGTTAATATTGACTCTTGATTTTATAACATTAAAATATACAAAAATTAGAATTTTATTACACGGGAATCCAGTTATTATTATCAGAAATGGAATAATCGATCGAAACGCCGTTAAAAAATCAAAGCTGGATTTGAATCAAATTTTAAGTTTGTTACGACAAAAAAGTGTATTTTCAGTAAGAGAAGTTGAATATGCATTATTAGAGCCTAATGGACAAATTAGTATCTCGCTGAAATCTAAATACAAGCCCCCAAGTATTGAAGATTTTAATCTTCCCGAAAGAAAAGTGAATTTACCATTAACACTGATTATGGATGGAAACATATTACAGAATAATTTAAAAGAATGTGGCATGGATGAAAAATGGTTACTGGATGAATTATGTGCTAAAGGATTTGATAATACTAAGAGTATTTTTTATGCTGAATGGAAAGAAATTGATGGATTACATATATCCCCTAAATAA
- a CDS encoding ABC transporter transmembrane domain-containing protein produces MRVFLDLMWFFKQEKKAYMIGTLMLLFVAMLQLVPPKVIGVFVDLVKDNALTTNTLLSLIGVLIATAALMYILRYYWRIMIFGSAVKLSKILRNKLYHHFTSMSQSFYQKKRVGDLMAHATNDLQAIQQTAGSGVLTLVDSMATGGFVIIAMAATISWKLTLISLIPMPLMALLTSWYGTMLHKRFHKAQEAFSSLNDKTQESVTGIKVIKTFGQEAEDIEDFRKQSEDVVQKNVSVAKIDSLFDPTISIIVGISFFLSIAFGAKYVLNEEITIGELVSFTTYLTLLIWPMLAFGWLFNIVERGRASNDRISALLAEKIDINDDPIALELVPSGDITFNIFEFAYPEEREPLLKDIHFELKRGETLGIVGRTGAGKTTLLKLLIREFEGFDGIIEFAGNPLSHYQLEKLRESIGYVPQDHFLFSATVAENIAFTNPFADELEIHEAAKLANIHEDILQFTDGYETVVGERGVSLSGGQKQRISIARALLMDPEVLLLDDSLSAVDAKTEEAILTALRQNREGKTTIITAHRLSAIQHANLIIVLDEGRIVQRGTHVQLMSENGWYKDMYLHQQLEELVEHGG; encoded by the coding sequence ATGAGAGTGTTTTTAGATTTAATGTGGTTTTTTAAACAAGAGAAAAAAGCTTATATGATCGGAACTTTGATGCTGCTATTTGTAGCTATGCTTCAGCTTGTGCCACCTAAGGTGATTGGAGTATTTGTAGACCTTGTAAAGGATAATGCATTAACAACTAATACCCTTTTGTCATTGATAGGTGTGTTAATTGCAACGGCAGCCTTAATGTATATATTGCGTTACTATTGGCGGATTATGATATTCGGCTCTGCTGTTAAGCTATCGAAAATATTAAGAAATAAGCTTTATCATCATTTTACATCAATGTCCCAATCCTTTTATCAGAAAAAACGGGTGGGAGATTTGATGGCACATGCAACAAATGATTTACAGGCCATACAGCAAACAGCTGGCTCTGGGGTTCTGACCTTAGTTGACTCAATGGCTACTGGTGGCTTTGTTATCATTGCCATGGCGGCAACGATCAGTTGGAAGCTGACATTAATTAGTTTGATTCCGATGCCTTTAATGGCTCTTTTAACAAGCTGGTATGGAACGATGCTTCATAAGCGATTTCATAAAGCTCAAGAAGCTTTTTCATCTCTTAATGATAAAACACAGGAAAGTGTAACGGGGATAAAGGTGATTAAAACATTCGGCCAAGAAGCTGAAGATATTGAGGACTTTAGAAAACAATCCGAGGATGTTGTTCAAAAGAATGTTTCTGTTGCCAAAATTGATTCATTATTTGATCCGACGATATCGATTATTGTGGGGATATCCTTTTTCTTATCCATTGCCTTTGGAGCAAAATACGTTCTGAATGAAGAAATAACCATTGGAGAGCTAGTGTCGTTCACAACTTACTTAACCCTGCTTATTTGGCCAATGCTTGCATTTGGCTGGTTATTTAACATTGTAGAGAGAGGCAGAGCTTCTAATGATCGTATATCGGCATTGCTGGCAGAAAAGATAGACATTAATGATGATCCTATTGCTCTTGAGCTTGTGCCTAGTGGAGATATTACTTTTAATATTTTTGAGTTTGCTTATCCAGAAGAAAGAGAGCCATTACTAAAGGACATACACTTTGAGTTAAAAAGAGGGGAAACCTTAGGAATAGTAGGCAGAACCGGTGCTGGAAAAACAACACTATTAAAGCTGCTTATTCGTGAATTTGAAGGTTTTGATGGCATAATTGAATTCGCAGGAAACCCATTAAGCCATTACCAATTAGAGAAGCTAAGAGAATCAATTGGTTATGTTCCTCAGGACCATTTTTTATTCTCTGCAACAGTGGCTGAGAATATTGCATTTACAAACCCTTTCGCAGATGAATTAGAGATTCATGAGGCAGCAAAACTTGCGAACATTCATGAGGATATTTTGCAATTTACAGATGGATACGAAACAGTCGTTGGTGAAAGAGGCGTTTCGCTTTCTGGAGGACAAAAGCAGCGAATTTCCATTGCAAGAGCATTATTAATGGATCCTGAAGTATTACTTCTAGATGATTCATTGTCTGCTGTTGATGCAAAAACGGAGGAAGCTATTCTCACAGCATTGAGGCAAAACAGAGAAGGAAAAACCACGATCATAACAGCCCATCGTTTGAGTGCGATTCAGCATGCTAATTTGATTATCGTTCTTGACGAAGGAAGAATTGTACAAAGAGGAACTCATGTACAGTTGATGAGTGAGAATGGCTGGTATAAAGACATGTACCTACATCAACAGCTAGAAGAGCTAGTGGAGCATGGAGGATAG